A window of Juglans regia cultivar Chandler chromosome 7, Walnut 2.0, whole genome shotgun sequence contains these coding sequences:
- the LOC108998236 gene encoding UDP-glycosyltransferase 74F2-like, with protein sequence MENKAYRGHVLALPYPSQGHINPLLQFSKRLASKGLKATVATTVFIYNAMEPHNSPGGSVQFETISDGYDEGGFLQAESIHAYLTRMEARGSKTLSDLILKHKDTANPIDCIIYDASLPWALEVAKMFGLPGAAFFTQACAVNFIYYQAHHGLLKLPISSTPISIPGFPLLDLEDMPSFISVSGSYPAYFALLLNQFSNTDKADWVLVNTFYELELQVVDTMSKVCRLLTIGPTIPSFYLDNRIEKDTDYGLHLFTLDSSVCINWLNRKPAGSVVSVSFGSMAGLSKQQMKEVAFALKGSDFYFLWVVRASEEANLPENFVEEVGDKGLVVQWSPQLEVLSNKAIGCFLTHCGWNSTVEALSLAVPMVGMPQWTDQSPNAKFVEDVWKVGIKVKIDDHENGIVGREEIQSCIREVMEGERGREMKENAKKWRALAVAAISEGGSSDKNIDEFVSKVTRH encoded by the exons atggaaaacAAAGCATACAGAGGCCATGTCTTAGCGCTACCTTATCCAAGCCAAGGCCACATAAACCCTTTGCTGCAATTCTCAAAGAGATTGGCCTCCAAAGGGCTTAAAGCAACCGTAGCCACCACCGTCTTCATCTACAACGCCATGGAACCCCATAACTCACCGGGAGGCTCCGTCCAATTTGAAACGATATCGGACGGCTATGATGAAGGTGGGTTCCTCCAAGCCGAAAGCATCCATGCCTATCTCACCCGCATGGAAGCCAGAGGCTCAAAAACCCTATCCGACCTCATCCTCAAGCACAAAGACACAGCAAACCCTATTGATTGCATAATATATGACGCTTCTTTGCCTTGGGCTTTGGAAGTAGCCAAAATGTTTGGCTTGCCTGGAGCTGCTTTCTTTACTCAAGCTTGTGCtgttaatttcatatactatCAAGCGCATCACGGGCTCTTGAAGCTCCCGATATCTTCCACACCTATCTCCATTCCTGGTTTCCCGTTGCTTGACCTTGAGGACATGCCATCTTTCATCTCTGTGTCCGGGTCTTATCCGGCTTACTTCGCGTTGCTGCTAAATCAATTTTCTAACACAGACAAAGCTGATTGGGTTCTTGTCAACACTTTCTATGAGCTAGAGCTTCAG GTGGTGGATACCATGTCAAAAGTTTGCAGATTGCTGACGATTGGGCCAACAATTCCATCCTTCTACTTAGACAACCGTATCGAAAAGGACACAGATTATGGGCTTCATCTTTTCACATTAGATTCTTCTGTTTGCATCAATTGGCTCAACAGGAAACCAGCAGGATCTGTTGTTTCCGTGTCGTTCGGTAGCATGGCCGGTTTAAGCAAACAGCAAATGAAGGAAGTGGCATTTGCTTTAAAAGGAAgcgatttctattttttgtggGTAGTCAGGGCCTCAGAGGAAGCAAACCTCCCAGAAAACTTTGTGGAAGAGGTAGGCGATAAGGGCCTCGTGGTGCAGTGGAGCCCTCAACTGGAAGTGCTATCGAATAAGGCAATTGGGTGCTTTCTCACGCACTGTGGGTGGAATTCGACCGTTGAGGCATTGAGCTTGGCAGTGCCGATGGTGGGGATGCCACAGTGGACTGACCAAAGTCCAAATGCCAAGTTTGTTGAGGATGTGTGGAAGGTGGGAATTAAGGTCAAGATTGATGATCACGAGAATGGCATTGTGGGGAGAGAAGAGATTCAATCTTGCATTAGGGAAGTAATggagggggagagagggagagagatgaagGAGAATGCCAAGAAATGGAGGGCTTTGGCTGTAGCAGCAATAAGTGAGGGTGGTTCTTCGGACAAGAATATTGATGAATTCGTATCTAAAGTGACGAGGCATTAG